The proteins below are encoded in one region of Bacillus vallismortis:
- the priA gene encoding primosomal protein N', translated as MNVAEVIVDVSTKNIDRPFDYKIPDHLKGMIKTGMRVIVPFGPRKIQGFVTAVKDASDLSGKSVKEVEDLLDLTPVLTEELMNLSSWLSDKTLSFKITALQAMLPAALKAKYEKELKIAHGADLPPQVERLFSETKTLLYSDIPDHDMLKLIQKHVQKGSIDVTYKVAQKTNKKMVRHIQANASKEELSKQAEGLSRQAAKQQAILHFFIAEPEGVKIAATDLCKKTDASSATIKTLIQKGLLKESYEEVYRDPYQDKMFKKTEPLPLTDEQSAAFQPIRQTLDNDEHKVFLLHGVTGSGKTEIYLQSIEKVLAKGKEAIVLVPEISLTPQMVNRFKGRFGSQVAVMHSGLSTGEKYDEWRKIHRKEVRLVVGARSAIFAPFENLGMIIIDEEHESSYKQEEMPRYHAKEVAIKRAEHHSCPVVLGSATPTLESYARAQKGVYELLSLKHRVNHQVMPEVSLVDMREELRNGNRSMFSVELMEKLEETIAKGEQAVLFLNKRGYSSFVMCRDCGYVPQCPHCDISMTYHRYGQRLKCHYCGHEEPVPHTCPECASEHIRFFGTGTQRVEEELTKVLPHARVIRMDVDTTSRKGAHEKLLSAFGEGKADILLGTQMIAKGLDFPNVTLVGVLSADTTLHIPDFRSAEKTFQLLTQVSGRAGRHEKPGNVIIQTYTPSHYSIQLTKSHDYEAFYQHEMAHRREQSYPPYYYLALVTVSHEEVTKAAVTAEKIAHFLKSNCGADTKILGPSASPIARIKDRYRYQCVIKYKQETQLSALLKRILEHYKREIEQKHVMISIDMNPYMMM; from the coding sequence ATGAATGTTGCCGAGGTCATCGTTGATGTCAGCACCAAAAATATAGACAGGCCTTTTGATTATAAAATCCCAGACCATCTCAAAGGCATGATAAAAACGGGAATGCGGGTCATTGTTCCATTTGGCCCCCGTAAAATCCAAGGGTTTGTAACAGCTGTGAAGGACGCATCTGATCTCTCGGGGAAATCTGTCAAGGAAGTAGAGGATTTATTAGATCTTACACCCGTTTTGACAGAGGAGCTGATGAATCTGTCTTCATGGCTGTCCGACAAAACGCTGTCTTTTAAAATAACGGCGCTTCAAGCGATGCTGCCTGCCGCATTAAAGGCGAAATATGAAAAAGAACTAAAAATCGCACACGGTGCCGATCTGCCTCCGCAAGTGGAACGGCTGTTTTCTGAAACAAAGACTCTTCTGTATTCAGATATACCCGATCACGATATGCTGAAACTGATTCAAAAGCATGTTCAAAAAGGCAGCATTGATGTGACGTATAAAGTTGCGCAAAAAACCAATAAAAAAATGGTCAGGCATATTCAGGCAAATGCGAGTAAAGAAGAGCTTAGCAAACAGGCTGAGGGATTATCCCGCCAAGCGGCCAAGCAGCAGGCGATTCTTCACTTTTTCATCGCTGAGCCGGAAGGGGTAAAAATCGCTGCAACGGATTTGTGCAAAAAAACGGACGCTAGCTCTGCGACCATCAAAACCCTTATCCAAAAGGGGCTTTTGAAGGAAAGCTATGAAGAGGTTTACAGAGATCCCTATCAGGACAAGATGTTCAAAAAAACAGAGCCGCTCCCGCTGACAGACGAACAGAGCGCTGCCTTTCAGCCCATACGTCAGACGTTGGACAACGATGAGCATAAAGTGTTTCTTCTTCACGGCGTAACAGGAAGCGGAAAAACAGAAATTTATTTGCAATCAATTGAGAAAGTACTGGCGAAAGGAAAAGAAGCCATCGTTCTCGTACCGGAAATATCCCTGACGCCGCAGATGGTCAATCGCTTCAAGGGCCGTTTCGGCTCTCAGGTGGCAGTCATGCACAGCGGATTATCCACAGGGGAAAAATATGACGAGTGGCGTAAAATCCACCGGAAGGAAGTGCGGCTTGTCGTCGGCGCCAGATCGGCCATTTTTGCTCCGTTTGAAAATCTCGGAATGATTATTATTGATGAAGAGCATGAGTCCTCTTACAAACAAGAAGAAATGCCGCGCTATCATGCAAAAGAGGTGGCGATCAAGCGGGCTGAACACCACAGCTGCCCTGTTGTGCTGGGCAGTGCTACGCCGACATTAGAGTCCTATGCAAGGGCGCAAAAGGGTGTGTACGAGCTTCTTTCGCTGAAGCACCGCGTTAACCACCAGGTGATGCCTGAGGTTTCGCTTGTCGATATGAGAGAAGAGCTCAGAAACGGCAATCGTTCAATGTTTTCAGTTGAGTTGATGGAAAAGCTTGAAGAAACGATTGCCAAGGGTGAGCAGGCGGTGCTGTTCTTAAATAAAAGGGGCTATTCTTCCTTTGTGATGTGCAGGGATTGCGGATATGTCCCGCAATGCCCGCACTGCGACATTTCCATGACATATCATCGTTACGGCCAAAGGCTGAAATGCCATTATTGCGGACATGAGGAGCCTGTTCCGCATACTTGTCCCGAATGTGCAAGCGAGCATATCCGCTTTTTCGGGACGGGCACACAGCGAGTGGAGGAAGAGCTGACAAAAGTTCTGCCGCATGCAAGAGTGATTCGGATGGATGTTGACACGACGTCAAGAAAGGGCGCGCATGAAAAATTATTGTCAGCTTTCGGAGAAGGAAAAGCGGATATTCTTCTCGGAACGCAAATGATTGCGAAAGGGCTTGATTTTCCGAATGTCACACTTGTCGGCGTATTAAGTGCTGATACAACACTCCATATTCCTGATTTCAGGTCGGCCGAAAAAACTTTTCAGCTGTTAACGCAAGTCAGCGGACGGGCAGGAAGGCACGAAAAACCCGGAAATGTCATCATTCAAACGTACACACCGTCCCATTACAGCATCCAGCTGACGAAGTCGCACGATTATGAAGCGTTCTATCAGCATGAGATGGCGCATAGAAGAGAGCAATCCTATCCGCCCTATTACTATTTGGCCCTTGTGACGGTTTCTCATGAGGAAGTGACGAAAGCAGCCGTTACGGCTGAAAAAATCGCTCACTTTTTGAAATCAAACTGCGGAGCTGACACGAAAATTCTCGGGCCAAGTGCGTCCCCGATCGCCCGGATCAAAGATAGATATCGCTATCAATGCGTGATAAAATACAAACAGGAAACCCAGTTATCTGCTTTATTGAAGAGGATACTGGAACATTATAAACGCGAAATTGAACAAAAGCATGTAATGATTTCAATTGATATGAATCCTTATATGATGATGTAA
- a CDS encoding YicC/YloC family endoribonuclease: MIRSMTGFGSASKTQDDLSVSVELKSVNYRFKEVNARLPRPLLYVEDKLKQTILEHIQRGRIELFVTVDSDMLVEKRLEIDWALLDEFVAAAGDMKKRYQLAAEPDVMDFFKLDHVVQIHEEQTQNDRLEALIIAAAEKAVKGLCAMREKEGLLLAKDCLMHIDQLEELVNETELLAADVVSRYRERLYARIKEWTEDVLDECRLVTECAIFADRSDITEEITRLKSHFAQFRDILAEGGAVGRKLDFLVQELNREANTIGSKANDHQITKLVVEMKSSIEKIKEQVQNIE, translated from the coding sequence ATGATACGAAGTATGACAGGCTTCGGCAGTGCAAGCAAAACACAAGATGATCTCTCTGTAAGCGTTGAACTTAAATCTGTGAACTACAGGTTTAAAGAAGTGAACGCTCGTTTGCCAAGGCCTTTGCTATATGTTGAAGATAAGCTGAAACAGACGATTCTGGAGCATATCCAGCGCGGACGAATTGAGCTTTTCGTAACCGTTGACAGCGATATGCTTGTTGAGAAAAGGCTTGAAATTGATTGGGCGCTGCTCGATGAGTTCGTCGCAGCTGCGGGAGATATGAAGAAGCGGTATCAATTGGCTGCAGAGCCTGATGTAATGGATTTCTTCAAGCTTGATCATGTCGTTCAGATTCATGAAGAACAGACGCAAAACGACAGGCTGGAGGCATTAATCATCGCTGCTGCAGAGAAAGCGGTAAAAGGGCTCTGTGCAATGCGTGAAAAAGAGGGGCTGCTTTTAGCAAAAGACTGCCTGATGCATATTGACCAGCTTGAAGAGCTGGTGAATGAAACCGAATTGCTTGCAGCAGACGTCGTATCCCGTTACCGGGAACGGCTGTACGCCAGAATAAAAGAATGGACTGAAGACGTGTTAGACGAGTGCCGGCTTGTAACAGAATGCGCTATTTTTGCAGACCGCTCGGATATCACTGAAGAGATTACCAGGCTGAAGAGCCACTTCGCCCAGTTTCGTGATATATTAGCTGAAGGCGGAGCTGTCGGGCGCAAACTCGACTTTCTCGTTCAGGAGCTGAATCGGGAAGCGAATACAATCGGCTCAAAAGCAAATGATCACCAGATCACAAAGCTTGTCGTCGAAATGAAAAGTTCTATTGAAAAAATAAAAGAACAAGTGCAAAATATAGAATAG
- the remA gene encoding extracellular matrix/biofilm regulator RemA, whose amino-acid sequence MTIKLINIGFGNIISANRMISIVSPESAPIKRMIQDARDRGMLIDATYGRRTRAVVVMDSDHIILSAVQPETVAHRLSVKEEIMDEGQG is encoded by the coding sequence ATGACGATTAAACTGATTAATATCGGATTTGGCAATATTATCTCCGCCAATCGGATGATTTCGATTGTCAGCCCGGAGTCTGCGCCAATCAAACGGATGATCCAGGATGCAAGAGACCGCGGAATGCTTATAGACGCTACATACGGACGAAGAACCCGTGCAGTTGTCGTCATGGATAGTGACCACATTATCTTATCTGCCGTCCAGCCTGAGACAGTTGCACACAGACTTTCTGTTAAAGAAGAAATTATGGATGAAGGGCAGGGATAG
- the coaBC gene encoding bifunctional phosphopantothenoylcysteine decarboxylase/phosphopantothenate--cysteine ligase CoaBC — translation MLNNRNVLLCVSGGIAVYKACALTSKLVQAGANVKVIMTESACQFVSPLTFQALSRHEVYTDTFKEQNPSVISHIDAADWADLIIVAPATANVIGKLANGIADDMLTTTLLAATAPVWIAPAMNVHMYDNPAVKRNISILYQDGYCFIEPSEGYLACGYVGKGRLEEPERIVSLAEKHFAKEKIAPLEGKHVVITAGPTREAIDPVRFFTNKSTGKMGYALAEAAVQLGAQVTLISGPVLLDQPKGLAQFIPVQSAADMHDAVLSVYDSSDIVIKTAAVADFTPKTVFDHKMKKQNGGMTLELIRTVDILKELGEKKQGQLLVGFAAETQDVELYARQKLAAKNLDMVVANDVKANGAGFGADTNIVTIFLEDGRKRELPIMSKLDVSFEILKEVAALSKQTGEQS, via the coding sequence TTGCTTAACAATCGAAATGTGTTGCTTTGCGTGAGCGGGGGCATCGCTGTTTATAAAGCCTGTGCGTTAACGAGCAAGCTGGTACAGGCAGGAGCAAATGTCAAAGTGATTATGACTGAATCAGCATGCCAATTCGTCTCACCGCTGACATTTCAGGCATTGAGCCGCCACGAAGTATATACAGATACATTTAAAGAACAAAATCCAAGCGTCATTTCTCATATTGATGCCGCAGACTGGGCTGACTTGATTATCGTGGCGCCTGCTACGGCTAATGTAATTGGAAAACTGGCAAATGGCATCGCTGACGATATGCTGACGACTACGTTGTTAGCGGCAACGGCTCCAGTATGGATCGCGCCAGCCATGAACGTTCACATGTATGACAACCCGGCAGTTAAACGAAATATTTCTATTCTTTATCAGGATGGCTATTGTTTTATTGAGCCGAGCGAGGGCTATTTAGCGTGCGGTTACGTAGGAAAAGGCAGATTAGAAGAGCCAGAACGTATCGTGTCGCTGGCTGAAAAGCACTTTGCTAAAGAAAAAATCGCTCCTTTAGAAGGCAAACATGTGGTCATTACAGCTGGTCCGACCCGGGAAGCGATTGATCCTGTCCGATTTTTCACCAATAAATCAACGGGTAAAATGGGATACGCATTAGCGGAGGCTGCTGTTCAGCTCGGCGCACAGGTAACTTTAATTTCTGGCCCTGTTTTATTAGATCAGCCGAAAGGCCTTGCTCAGTTTATCCCTGTTCAATCGGCTGCTGATATGCATGATGCGGTGCTCTCTGTATATGACTCGAGTGATATTGTCATCAAAACTGCTGCGGTAGCTGATTTTACGCCGAAAACCGTTTTTGACCATAAAATGAAAAAACAAAACGGCGGTATGACCCTTGAACTGATTAGAACGGTTGATATTTTAAAAGAATTGGGCGAGAAAAAGCAGGGGCAGCTATTGGTTGGCTTCGCCGCTGAAACACAAGACGTTGAACTCTATGCCCGTCAAAAGCTCGCCGCCAAAAATCTTGATATGGTCGTGGCAAATGATGTGAAAGCTAATGGGGCCGGTTTTGGTGCTGATACGAATATCGTGACAATCTTTTTGGAAGACGGGCGCAAACGCGAGCTTCCCATCATGTCTAAGCTCGATGTTTCTTTTGAAATACTTAAGGAAGTCGCAGCCCTATCAAAACAAACCGGAGAGCAATCATGA
- the gmk gene encoding guanylate kinase — protein MKERGLLIVLSGPSGVGKGTVRQAIFSQEDTKFEYSISVTTRSPREGEVNGVDYFFKTREEFEQMIADNKLLEWAEYVGNYYGTPVDYVEQTLQDGKDVFLEIEVQGALQVRNAFPEGLFIFLAPPSLSELKNRIVTRGTETDALIENRMKAAKAEIEMMDAYDYVVENDNVEKACDKIKAIVLAEHLKRERVAPRYKKMLEVE, from the coding sequence ATGAAAGAAAGAGGGTTATTAATCGTTCTCTCAGGTCCCTCAGGAGTTGGTAAAGGAACGGTTCGGCAAGCGATCTTTTCGCAGGAAGACACAAAATTTGAATATTCGATCTCAGTAACAACAAGAAGTCCGCGAGAGGGCGAAGTGAACGGAGTCGATTATTTTTTCAAAACGAGAGAAGAATTCGAGCAAATGATTGCAGACAACAAGCTGCTCGAATGGGCAGAATATGTCGGCAATTATTACGGCACGCCTGTCGATTATGTTGAACAGACGCTTCAAGACGGAAAAGACGTCTTTTTAGAAATCGAAGTTCAAGGCGCTCTTCAAGTGAGAAATGCTTTCCCGGAAGGACTGTTTATTTTCCTTGCGCCTCCAAGCCTTTCTGAACTGAAGAACAGAATCGTGACACGGGGTACGGAAACAGACGCTCTGATTGAAAATCGAATGAAAGCCGCAAAAGCTGAGATCGAAATGATGGATGCTTATGATTATGTCGTTGAAAACGATAATGTAGAAAAGGCATGCGATAAGATCAAAGCAATCGTTCTCGCTGAACATTTGAAGCGTGAGCGCGTTGCACCAAGATATAAGAAAATGCTGGAGGTTGAATAA
- the rpoZ gene encoding DNA-directed RNA polymerase subunit omega, protein MLDPSIDSLMNKLDSKYTLVTVSARRAREMQIKKDQMIEHTISHKYVGKALEEIDAGLLSFEKEDRE, encoded by the coding sequence ATGTTAGATCCGTCAATTGACTCATTAATGAATAAATTAGATTCCAAATATACGCTCGTCACTGTTTCTGCGAGACGCGCGCGTGAAATGCAAATCAAAAAAGACCAAATGATTGAACATACGATTTCACACAAATATGTAGGCAAAGCTTTAGAAGAAATTGATGCAGGCCTGCTTTCGTTTGAAAAGGAAGACCGCGAATAG
- the def gene encoding peptide deformylase, translated as MAVKKIVTHPAEVLETPAETVTVFDKKLKKLLDDMYDTMLEMDGVGLAAPQIGILKRATVVDIGDDSGRIDLVNPEILEKSGEQTGVEGCLSFPGVYGDVTRSDYVKVRAFNRQGKPFILEARGFLARAVQHEMDHLDGVLFTSKISTYYTEDELADMEG; from the coding sequence TTGGCAGTAAAAAAGATCGTCACACATCCAGCGGAGGTTTTGGAAACACCGGCGGAAACCGTGACTGTTTTTGATAAAAAATTAAAAAAACTGCTTGATGATATGTACGACACCATGCTTGAAATGGATGGGGTCGGACTGGCAGCGCCGCAGATCGGCATTTTAAAAAGAGCAACTGTCGTAGACATCGGGGATGACAGCGGCAGGATTGATCTTGTTAATCCAGAGATTTTAGAAAAAAGCGGAGAGCAAACCGGTGTAGAAGGATGCCTGAGTTTTCCCGGCGTCTATGGTGATGTCACACGTTCCGATTACGTTAAAGTTCGTGCGTTTAACCGGCAGGGCAAACCGTTCATTCTGGAAGCGCGAGGCTTTTTAGCGAGAGCCGTGCAGCACGAAATGGACCATTTAGACGGGGTGCTGTTTACATCTAAAATAAGCACATACTATACAGAAGATGAACTAGCGGATATGGAAGGATGA
- the fmt gene encoding methionyl-tRNA formyltransferase produces MTRIVFMGTPDFSVPVLRTLIEEGYEVVGVVTQPDRPKGRKKVLTPPPVKEEALRHGIPVLQPEKVRVTEEIEKVLALKPDLIVTAAFGQILPKELLDSPKYGCINVHASLLPELRGGAPIHYSILQGKKKTGVTIMYMVEKLDAGDMISKVEVDIEETDNVGTLHDKLSAAGAKLLSETVPNVISGSISPEKQDEEKATYAPNIKREQELLDWSRTGEELYNQVRGLNPWPVAYTTLNGQNLKVWASKKTPAPKKAEPGTVVAIEKQGIIVATGNETALLLTELQPAGKKRMKGEDFVRGAHVEAGEKLGVNNEK; encoded by the coding sequence ATGACAAGAATCGTATTTATGGGGACGCCGGATTTTTCAGTTCCTGTTTTAAGAACCTTGATAGAGGAAGGATATGAAGTGGTGGGAGTCGTCACACAGCCGGACCGTCCGAAGGGCAGAAAAAAAGTGCTGACACCTCCTCCGGTAAAGGAAGAGGCATTGCGTCACGGCATCCCGGTTCTTCAGCCGGAAAAAGTCAGGGTGACAGAAGAAATCGAGAAAGTGCTGGCATTAAAGCCTGATCTTATCGTAACGGCAGCATTTGGCCAAATATTGCCGAAGGAGCTTCTTGACAGCCCGAAATACGGCTGCATTAACGTTCACGCGTCTCTTTTGCCGGAATTGCGCGGTGGAGCTCCGATCCATTACTCCATTTTGCAGGGAAAGAAAAAAACCGGTGTAACCATTATGTATATGGTGGAAAAATTGGATGCCGGCGATATGATCTCAAAAGTGGAAGTGGACATTGAAGAAACCGACAATGTTGGAACGCTGCATGATAAATTAAGCGCAGCTGGGGCAAAGCTATTGTCTGAAACCGTTCCTAATGTCATTTCGGGCAGCATATCACCTGAAAAGCAGGATGAAGAGAAAGCGACATACGCGCCTAATATCAAAAGAGAGCAAGAGCTCCTCGACTGGTCTAGAACAGGAGAAGAGCTTTACAACCAAGTCCGCGGCTTAAATCCTTGGCCTGTTGCCTATACGACTCTGAATGGACAAAACTTGAAAGTATGGGCGTCGAAAAAAACTCCCGCACCTAAAAAAGCTGAGCCTGGCACAGTCGTGGCGATTGAAAAGCAAGGGATTATCGTGGCCACAGGCAACGAAACGGCCCTGTTATTAACCGAACTTCAGCCGGCTGGAAAAAAACGCATGAAGGGCGAGGATTTTGTGCGCGGCGCCCATGTTGAAGCTGGTGAAAAGTTAGGAGTAAACAATGAAAAATAA